In Sphingobacterium sp. SRCM116780, the genomic stretch GGGGTATGTGTTTCAATCCTACCATTTGCTCGACGAGATGACGGTATATGAAAACATCGAAACACCGCTAATCTATAAAAACAAATCTTCTTCTGAACGTAAATCGATCGTCAGTGATCTATTGGATCGTTTTAATATTGTTGGTAAAAAAGATCTTTTTCCTGCTCAATTATCAGGTGGTCAACAACAGATTGTTGGAATTGCTAGAGCTTTGGCTGGTTCTCCATCCCTCCTATTGGCAGATGAACCAACTGGAAATCTAAATTCTAAACAGGGTGAAGAAATCATGGAATTATTCCAACAGCTCAATGCAGATGGTGTCACGATCATTCAGGTAACACACTCTGAAAAAAATGCCACTTATGGAAAAAGAACTATTCACATGCTTGATGGTCAATTGAAGTAATTTCACAAACCAATATAACCGAAATAACTCCCTGCAGATGTCAAATTTGGCATTAAGCAGGGATTTTTATTAAATTTGTATATGGATGAAAAAGAATTACAGGCTTTAATAACGTTATTGGATGACCCTGACCAAATAATTTTTGAAGAAATCGAAAATAAATTATTGAGCTTAGGTCCTGACATTATTCCCTCGTTGGAAGAATATTGGGAATCTTCTTTTGATCCCAATATACAGGAACGGTTAGAAAAAATTATTCATAACATACAATTTGAACAGACTAAAAATGAATTATTAGTTTGGAAAATGAGTAACTCTTATAATTTGCTAGAAGGTTTACTTGTGATTAATAGTTACCAGTATCCGTCTTATGATAACAATCTTATTCGCATTACGATGGAGGATCTAAAACGTGAAATATGGTTGGAACTTCGTTATGAAATGACTCCTTTGGAGAAGGTGTCGTTAATGAATTACGTCTTGTTTAATAAGTTTGGTCTATCAGGGAATACAAATGATTATCATAATCCTCAAAATTCCTTTATCGGGCGAGTTCTAGAGTCTAAAAAAGGGAATCCATTAACACTTTCTTGCATCTATACGATTATCGCTCAAAAGTTAGATATTCCTATTTTTGGCATTAACCTTCCGAAACATTTTATGCTTTCGTATGTGGATGATGATCAGCAAGAAAATGAGGTATTGTTTTACATCAATGCTTTCAATAAGGGTCAAGTTATGCAAAAATCAGATGTTATTTCTTTTCTAAAGCAACTCAACCTTCCCTTATCAAAGGAGTTTATGCTACCTTGCGATAATGTCACCATACTAAAAAGAGTGTTACGAAATCTAATCACTGCTTACGAACAAAATGAAAGTTCAAGCAAGAAACAAGAAATAGAAACACTCTTCAAACTCTTGGAGGAATAATTTATTGTTCGTTTGGACCTCTTGCATCCAATGATAATGCAACAGGTGTTAACGCATATTGTTTTTTAATATTTGGTTCAACATTGCCATTATCTGTTATTAGAAAACGGGAAACAATCTTTGTGTCAGCATCAGCAACATACAAATATTTAGCCCCATCTCGATTATCAATTGCAACATCAAGTGGTCTTTTTAAACCTGTTAAATCACCTGAAATGATACGGGTTGGTGAAATCGCTTGATCAGCTGAACTGGATAATAACGCCGAAGCTCCTTCATATAATAAAATTTTACCGACTGAAGTTCCATTCGTTGTCACATAGGTAGCTACTGCTAGTAAATCTTGGCGCGCCGAGTAACTAAAGCCTCTTATTTCGCCTTGATCTGCAATTGTCAATACTGCTCTTGGAGGAAAAGATTGTTCATTCAATACCGAATCCACTGCTGGATTTTTATTTAGAATATTTCCAAAAATTGCTATTCCTTTTTTTCCTTCTGTTACTGACATCAATAAATCTGCATTTGCCTCAGGGCCTTTGAATGCCATCGTCCAAGGTTTAAGTGTACCTAAAGCAATACGTTGTTTAGGAATTGCTTTTCCTCTAAAATTTCCTGGACTTTGAAACAAATAGATAAAAGATGGATTGGTTCCTTCTCCAATATTGGATACATAAAGATTATCAGCACCATTATTATAATGATAAGCTAACCCTTTTACATTTTTTAAAAGTCCATTTGAAATCATACCTTTGCTAGCTGGAGCACCTGTCAAGGCATTAATTGACATCACCTGAATTGTGGTATCTCGAATTGAACCACTACCATTGGCACTGCTTTGAAAAACATATTTGGCAATCGGATTAAAAAGAATTCCTGAACCACCTTTTATCCCTGAATTATAGGATAACGAGGGTACAAAAGAAGTTGCAGAATCTGCACGATCAATAATATCAATATTATTATAGGGAGTCAGTGCCTCATTCAATTGAAATTCTGAAAAAGACACGTATAGTCTTGAAATCGAAATCCTTGCCAGCTCTGGATCATCATCTTCTCTAACACAAGAAGTTAAACATGTTACAAGCACAAAAATTAAAAGCGTGATATATGTTGTTAGTGATTTCATTTTTAATTTGATATATGTACAAATCTACAAATATGATCCAATATACAGATAAAAAAATAGAGATTCGCTTCTGTATCAAGAATTCTATTATCCAAATATTTGTAAATTCAGTACTTTTTGAGTAAAATTGCCAAACTTTTATTAGTTTAATAGCAATGGAAGAGCAGGAGTTCATCAGAGAAAAATTAACATTACCCAATGAAGGCAAGAAATTGCTTTTACATTCTTGCTGTGCACCATGTGCTGGAGAAGTAATGGAAGCGTTAATCAGTTCGAATATCGAATTCACCATCTATTTCTATAATCCTAATATTCATCCACGTAAAGAATACGATTTACGTAAAGAGGAGAATATACGTTTTGCTGAAAAACACAATATCCCTTTTATTGATGCAGACTATGATGTTGATCATTGGTTTGAGTTAGCAAAAGGAATGGAACATGAGCCCGAAAAAGGGATTCGTTGTACGATGTGTTTTGATATGCGGTTTGAAAAAACAGCTGAATATGCTGCCGCACATGGATTTGATGTTATTTCTAGTTCGTTAGGAATTTCGAGATGGAAAAATATGGATCAAATCAATGATTGTGGGTTACGTGCTGCCTCTCGTCATGAAGGAATGGATTATTGGACGTTCAATTGGAGAAAAAAAGGGGGTGCTATCCGTATGTTAGAAATATCTAAAAAAGAACGTTTTTACATGCAGGAATATTGTGGTTGTGCTTACTCTTTACGGGACACCAATCGCTGGCGAATGGAAACGGGTAGAGAAAAAATAGAATTAGGTAAAAATTATTATGAATAAAGCTTGTTATAAGGCTCATATTTAAGAAATAATTGAAATATATTTTTTAAAATATATTTCAATTCTAACTTATTTATACATACCTTTGCAGGCTCAAATGCAAGATTGTGAAACATCTAAAACAATATAAAATACCGTTTTCGGGGCTAAATGCAGGAAAACACAATTTTGAATTTGAAATAGATAAAAAGTTCTTTGATTGTTTTGAGCATTCCATTGTAAAGAATGGAAATCTGATCGCAAATATCGAATTGCAAAAGCAAGAAAACTTGCTGATTTTGAATTTTACAATTGTTGGTGAAATCCAATTGACATGCGATGTTTGTTTAAGCGAATTTCTATCGCCAATTACAGTAAAAGAACGCATATTGGTCAAATTCACTGAAGAGGACTGGACAGATAATACAGAAGAAGTATTGGTCTTATCTAAAAGCGATCATGAACTAGATCTTACTGAATTGTTATATGAATATATCAATTTAGCTGTTCCTTTATTTGCTAAATGTAGCGATCAAGGAATGGATATTACTTGTGATCCGGCGATGTTAGCACACTTATCCAGTGAGCATGAAAAGGAAAATCAAGCAAAAGAAGAAAACATTGACCCACGTTGGGCAGCATTAAGAAATATTAAAAATAACTAAAACAGAGATACGAGATGGCACATCCAAAGCGTAAGACTTCTAAATCAAGAAGAGACAAAAGAAGAACACATTATAAAGCTGACAAACCTAGCTTAACAATTTGTAAAGAGACTGGTGCAGTTCATTTACCACACCGTGCATACACAGTAGACGGAAATGTATACTACAACGGTAAATTGATCATTGAAAATACAGCTGTTGTCTAACTTAGATCTTTCAGAACATAAAACATCCCAAAACAAGTATAATTAAAAAATTATACTTTAATTTGGGATGTTTTTTGCGTATTATTGACTTGAAAAATAATCACGAATGAAGATTGGTTTAGACATTTTGGGTGGCGACTACGCCCCTAAAGCAACAATATTAGGAGCGATAGAAGCTCAACAGATATTATCAAACGATCAAAAGATTGTTCTTTTTGGTAATAAAGATGAGACAAGATCACTTATTGAACAAGCTGGGGGTAATCCTTTAGATTTTGAATATGTGCATGCTCCTGACAATATTAGTATGGGTGAACACCCTACTAAAGCAATTACACAAAAACCAAATTCTAGTATTGCCAAAGGCTTTGAATTACTAAAAAATGGTGAAATAGATTCTTTTGCTTCCGCTGGTAATACTGGTGCAATGCTTGTTGGATCTGTTTTCAGTGTAAAAACAGTGCCTGGTGTATTAAGACCTGCTATTACGACAATTGTTCCAAAACTCAAATCAGGTTTTGGGCTATTACTTGATGTCGGTGCTAATGCAGATTGCAAACCCGAAATGCTGAATCAGTTTGCCATTTTGGGAAGTTTGTATTCGCAACATATGTACGGTATCACTTTACCGAAAGTGGGTTTACTAAACATCGGTGAAGAAGAAGAAAAAGGTAATCTCCTAACCACAACCACCTATCCCCTTTTAAAAAATAACGAGCGTATTAACTTCATTGGAAACATAGAAGGTCGCGATCTGTTTTCAGATCTTGCTGATGTATACGTTTGTGATGGTTTCACGGGTAACGTTGTTTTAAAACTAGCAGAATCATTTTACGTAGTGACATTGAAAAAAGGATTCAAAGATGAATTCTTCGATCGATTCAACTACGAGCAATATGGAGGAAGTCCTGTTTTAGGAGTAAATGCTCCTGTTATAATAGGTCATGGAATATCAACTCCACAGGCTATTAAAAATATGGTTTTACAATCTAGAGATATGATTCAGTCAGATTTTATTGACAAAATCAGATCTGCTTTTAATTAAATTTTATGTCAAAAATTCATGCTGCTATTACAGCAGTTGGTGGATATGTTCCGGATTATATCCTCACCAATAAAGAGCTAGAAACGATGGTTGATACTAATGACGAGTGGATTGTCTCTCGTACGGGTATCAAAGAACGTAGAATCTTAAAAGGAGAAGGTAAAGCAACTTCAGACTTAGCTGTACCTGCAGTACAACAGTTATTGGAAAAAAGAGGTATAGCGGCTACAGATATTGAATTGATCATTTTCTGTACAAGCACGCCTGATATGCTTTTTCCTGCAACAGCCAATATCTTAGCCTATAAAATAGGCGCAACAAATGCTTGGGGATATGATTTGCAAGCAGCATGTTCTGGATTTCTATTTGGATTAACAACTGGGGTTCAGTTTATTGAGTCTGGAAAACATAAAAAAGTACTTGTTGTAGGTGCTGATAAAATGTCTTCTGTCGTTAACTATCAAGACCGTAACACCTGTATCCTATTTGGTGATGGCTGTGCTGCTGTTTTATTAGAGCCAAATGAAGAAGGATTGGGCATTCAAGATAGTATATTGAGAACGGATGGCTCTGGTGGTCAGTATTTAAATATCAAAGGTGGAGGTTCACTAAACCCTGCTTCGCACGCTACTGTAGATGCGGGTATGCATTATGCTTATCAAGAGGGTAAAACTGTCTTTAAATTTGCCGTTACGAATATGGCCAATGTTGCAGCGGAGATTATGGAAAAAAATAATCTGACCGCAGATGATATTGCTTTTCTAGTTCCTCATCAAGCAAATAAACGTATTATCGATGCGACAGCTGAACGTGCTGGATTACCGGAAGAAAAGGTTATGATCAATATTCAGAAATACGGTAATACCACAAGTGCTACTATTCCATTGTGTTTATGGGAATGGGAAAACAAATTGAAAAAAGGTGATAATCTGATTTTAGCTGCCTTTGGTGGTGGCTTTACTTGGGGATCTATCTACATAAAATGGGCTTACTAAGTACAAAATTTATTTTGTAACTTTAGAAGTTGTTCAAAAAGATTTTTAAATTTAAACTAAAATATTTAACCTGCATAACTATGGGTATGGACATTAAACAAATTCAAGACTTGATTAAATTCGTTTCAAAATCAGGTGTGAATGAAGTAGCAATCGAAGAAAAAGATTTCAAAATTACAATAAAAACAAATCAAGAGCCTACATATGTTACCGCTTCAGCTCCTGTTGCTGCGGCACCATTAGCAGCTGCTCCTCAACCTGTTGCAGCAACTCCAGTAGCAAGTGCAGCTGCACCAATTGTTGTTTCTGAAGAGGCTAATTTTATTACGATCAAGTCTCCTATGATCGGTACTTTCTATCGTTCGGCGGGACCTGGTAAACCAATGTTTGCAAATGTTGGAGACGAAATCAATAGTGGTAAGGTATTGTGTATCATTGAAGCAATGAAATTATTCAATGAAATTGAATCTGAAGTTTCAGGTAAAATTGTTAAAATCTTGGTAGAAGATGCTCAACCCGTTGAGTTCGACCAACCATTATTCTTGGTAGATCCAAGATAAACAATCGTCAGTATTTCTATTACCGATCAACATGAGCGTGCACAAAGTGCGCACTCATAACCCAAAACTTCACAGAAAATACAATGTTTAAAAAAATATTAATAGCTAATAGAGGAGAAATCGCCTTACGTATCATTCGCACATGTCGTGAAATGGGTATTAAGAGTGTAGCTGTTTATTCAACAGCCGATAGAGATAGTTTACATGTTCGTTTTGCGGATGAAGCTGTTTGTATAGGTCCTCCTGCGAGTAAAGATTCTTACTTAAACATTCCAAATATTATCTCAGCTGCAGAGTTAACAAATGCAGATGCGATTCATCCTGGATATGGCTTCTTATCTGAAAATGCAAGATTTTCAGCTATTTGTGCTGAATACGGCATCAAATTTATTGGTGCTACTGCTGATCAGATAGAGAAAATGGGCGATAAAGCTCATGCAAAGGACACGATGAAAAAAGCGGGTGTGCCTACGGTACCTGGTTCTGAAGGTCTTTTGACTTCTTTTCAAGAAGGTATTAAACTGGCGAATGGAATCGGATATCCTGTTATCATTAAAGCAACTGCTGGTGGTGGTGGTAGAGGTATGCGTATCATTTGGAAAGATGAAGAATTTGAGCAGGCTTGGGATTCTGCTCGTCAGGAATCTGCTGCTGCTTTTGGTAATGATGGTATGTATCTGGAAAAATATGTAGAAGAACCTAGACACATTGAAATCCAAGTCGTGGGTGATCAATTTGGCACGGTATGTCATTTATCTGAAAGAGATTGTTCGATACAACGTCGTCATCAAAAATTATTAGAAGAGGCTCCTTCTCCATTCATTACACCAGAATTGCGTCAAAAGATGGGAGAAGCAGCGATTAAAGGTGCTAAAGCGGTAAATTACGAAGGTGCTGGTACAATCGAATTTCTGGTTGACAAAAACCGCAACTTCTACTTTATGGAGATGAATACACGTATCCAGGTAGAACATCCCGTAACCGAGGAAGTCATTAATTTTGATTTAATTAAAGAACAAATTAAAGTGGCTGCTGGTATCCCAATTTCTGGTAAAAACTACGAACCAACCATGCATGCTATTGAATGTCGTATCAATGCGGAAGATCCTTTCCAAAATTTCCGTCCATCACCAGGAAAAATCACGAATTTCCATTCACCAGGTGGTCATGGCGTACGTGTAGATACACATGTATATGCAGGCTATACCATACCTCCAAACTATGATTCAATGATTGCAAAATTAATATGTGTTGCACAAACACGTGAGGAAGCAATTTCGACCATGGAAAGAGCGTTAAGTGAATTTGTTATTGAAGGTATTAAAACTACAATTCCACTTCATTTACGTCTAATGCGTGATCCAAACTTCAGAGCGGGTAACTTTACCACGAAATTTATGGAGACTTTTGATCTTTCAGAGGATATTGCATAATAAAATTATCTTTACATAGATAAAAAATACCATTCTTTTCAATAAGAATGGTATTTTTGTTTACAAACATTTTTTATGAGTACAACAGAACGAAAAAGCTTAATAGAATCTATAAAAGATAAAGGAAAAAATTTAGAGGCAGAGATGTCTTTCTTTGACCATCTCGAGGTATTAAGATGGCACTTGGTTCGTTCAGTCATTGCAATTTGTATCTTTGCGGGTTTATCCTTCACTTTCTACGATTTCGTCTTCAACGAAATTATTATGGGACCCAAAAATCTTAATTTTTGGACATACAGAATGATGTGTATTGTGGGTAATAAATTTAATCTTGATGGGTTCTGTGTCGAACATATTCCTTTTAATATTATCAATACCGAATTGGCAGGGCAGTTCATGCTACAGATTAACTCCTGTTTATTGATGTCCTTATTATTAGGTTTCCCTTACATTTTGTTTGAAATCTGGCTTTTTATAAAACCTGCTTTAACAGATATTGAGCGTAGATCGGCTCAGGGTTTTGTTTTTTATGCTACTTTACTCTTCGTATTAGGTGTTTTATTTGGATATTATGTCGTGGTACCTTTATCGGTCAACTTCCTAGCTAATATTTCATTAAGTGTCGAAATTACCAATCAAATTACCATTGACTCTTATCTTTCCACGATTGCAACATTATCCTTAGGTTGTGGTATTGTATTCTTATTACCGATATTAATCTTTATTTTATCTAAAATAGGAATCATGACACCAGAGTTTATGCGTGCGAGTAGAAGATATGCCTCAGTAATTATCTTAGTTATTGCAGCCATCATCACCCCTACTGCCGATGTCATTACAATGTTAACGGTAGCTACTCCAATGTTCATTTTGTATGAAATCAGTATCTTAGTATCTGCGAATGTTAAGAAAGCAAAATTAGCACAAGAAAAAAATAATATATAATGAGTACTTTAAAAACAATTGCAATAGGAAGTGATCATGCAGGTTTTGAATACAAAACAGCTATCATAGCTTTATTGAATGAATTAGGTTACGAAGTAAAAGATTTCGGACCCTATAATAGCGATTCTGTGGATTATCCGGATTATGCACACCCAGTTGCAAGTGAAGTAGAAGACAAGAAAGCAAGTCTAGGTATACTGATTTGCGGTAGTGCGAACGGTGTTGCAATTACTGCGAACAAACATCAAGGAATCCGTGCCGCTATTGCTTGGTTAGAAGAAATCGCTGCTTTAGCTCGTCAACATAATGATGCGAACATCATTTGTATTCCAGCTCGGTTTATCGATTTGGAATTAGCAAAATCTATCGTCAAAACATTTGTTTCAACAGATTTTGATGGTGGTAGACATGCAAACCGAGTGAATAAAATTGCCTGTGATTGTTAATTTTTAACATAATTTAAGGGACGGAGAAGAGGTGTGTATATACTTTTTCTCCGTTTTTTTTGTTTTATATAAAAAAGTATGAAAAAATTCTTTAGTGTTATCTGTTTTATCTCGTCCTTATATAGCTGTGCTGTTGCACAAAATCCTGCGGCTAAATATGCCAATGCTATTACAGAAGAATCAACAAGAAAACATCTTACGATACTTGCTTCGGTAGATTTTGAAGGACGTGGTACTGGTCAGAAAGGTGGACGGCTGGCAACTGAATACATTGCTAATGAATATAAAAAATTAGGTTTAACAGCACCTGTGGGGGGTAAATACTTTCAACCTGTAAGTTTATTGAAAAATAGTTATCAAGTCAAAAATTTCACAATTGCTGGACGTCCCTTCGTGAATGGACAAGATCTCTTGGCATTAGGAAATAATGAATTAAAATCAATAGATGATAAAGAAATTATTTTTATTGGTTATGGCATTGATGACCCTAAATATTCGGACATAAAGGGATTAGATCTAAAAGATAAAATTGTTCTTTTATTAAATGATAAGGAACCCGTTGATGAGAATGGAAAATCAATCATTACGGGAACAACTAAATTATCAGAATGGTCTACCGTCAGGAATAAAAAAATCAAAGAGATCATGAAGCACCATCCTAAATTAGTTTTAGCGTACACAGAAGAATTGGACAAATGGCTGGAAAATGCAGGAGGTCGTGCGACAGAAGGACGCTTTAACTTAGCTCAGGATCAAGCAGCTCCTGAAACTAACCCTATGCCTATTGTTGTTAATATTACGGATCATGTAGCTAACTACATTTTAAATCAAGGAAAAACAAGTTTAGCAAATATTACTTCAAAAATAAATCGAAGTCAGAAGCCACAGTCATTCACCATTAACACTGTTTTTAATAGCCAATTAGGCTTGATGGCGGAACAATTTACAGATCCTAATGTGATGGGCTATTTGGAAGGTACCGATCTTAAAAATGAACTTATTGTGATCGGTGGCCATTATGATCATGACGGCAAAGACGCCGATGGCACAATCTTTCCAGGAGCAGACGACAATGCTTCTGGTACAACAGCTGTTTTGGAGCTAGCAAAAGCATTCAGTCAAGCCAAGGCAGAGGGTAATGGTCCCCGAAGAAGCATCTTGTTTATTACATATGCTGCAGAAGAAAAGGGACTATTGGGTTCCAAATACTATACGGAGAATCCGATCTTTCCACTCAACAATACCGTTACTTGTATCAATATCGACATGATAGGTCGCATCGATAATAAGCACTTAAATGGTAATCATCAATATATCCACTCGATTGGTGCCGATAAATTAAGTTCTGAATTATCCACAATAAACAAAGAGGCGAATGAAAAATCCAGTCAATTGGAACTAGACTTTATGTATGATGATCCTAAAGATCCTATGCGTCTTTATTATCGCTCTGATCATTATAATTTTGCAAGCAAGGGTATTCCTTCCATTTTCTATTTTTCAGGTTTACACCCAGATTACCATACACCAGACGATACGGTTGATAAAATTGATTTCCCAATTATGGTCAAGAGGGAAAAATTTATTTTCCAAACCGCTTGGGATGTCGCTAATCGCGATACAAAACCCGCTGTAGATAGTAAAAAAGACTAGATTGTTTCAATGATAATAATTA encodes the following:
- a CDS encoding ABC transporter ATP-binding protein; translated protein: MIQLKHLFKWYNVGAARSFVLKDVSLTIDEGDFISIMGPSGSGKSTLLNIIGMLDEPDEGEYLFMGENVLDLKQKKRTQLFQSHMGYVFQSYHLLDEMTVYENIETPLIYKNKSSSERKSIVSDLLDRFNIVGKKDLFPAQLSGGQQQIVGIARALAGSPSLLLADEPTGNLNSKQGEEIMELFQQLNADGVTIIQVTHSEKNATYGKRTIHMLDGQLK
- a CDS encoding transglutaminase-like domain-containing protein, with product MDEKELQALITLLDDPDQIIFEEIENKLLSLGPDIIPSLEEYWESSFDPNIQERLEKIIHNIQFEQTKNELLVWKMSNSYNLLEGLLVINSYQYPSYDNNLIRITMEDLKREIWLELRYEMTPLEKVSLMNYVLFNKFGLSGNTNDYHNPQNSFIGRVLESKKGNPLTLSCIYTIIAQKLDIPIFGINLPKHFMLSYVDDDQQENEVLFYINAFNKGQVMQKSDVISFLKQLNLPLSKEFMLPCDNVTILKRVLRNLITAYEQNESSSKKQEIETLFKLLEE
- a CDS encoding epoxyqueuosine reductase QueH; the encoded protein is MEEQEFIREKLTLPNEGKKLLLHSCCAPCAGEVMEALISSNIEFTIYFYNPNIHPRKEYDLRKEENIRFAEKHNIPFIDADYDVDHWFELAKGMEHEPEKGIRCTMCFDMRFEKTAEYAAAHGFDVISSSLGISRWKNMDQINDCGLRAASRHEGMDYWTFNWRKKGGAIRMLEISKKERFYMQEYCGCAYSLRDTNRWRMETGREKIELGKNYYE
- a CDS encoding YceD family protein codes for the protein MKHLKQYKIPFSGLNAGKHNFEFEIDKKFFDCFEHSIVKNGNLIANIELQKQENLLILNFTIVGEIQLTCDVCLSEFLSPITVKERILVKFTEEDWTDNTEEVLVLSKSDHELDLTELLYEYINLAVPLFAKCSDQGMDITCDPAMLAHLSSEHEKENQAKEENIDPRWAALRNIKNN
- the rpmF gene encoding 50S ribosomal protein L32 — encoded protein: MAHPKRKTSKSRRDKRRTHYKADKPSLTICKETGAVHLPHRAYTVDGNVYYNGKLIIENTAVV
- the plsX gene encoding phosphate acyltransferase PlsX; protein product: MKIGLDILGGDYAPKATILGAIEAQQILSNDQKIVLFGNKDETRSLIEQAGGNPLDFEYVHAPDNISMGEHPTKAITQKPNSSIAKGFELLKNGEIDSFASAGNTGAMLVGSVFSVKTVPGVLRPAITTIVPKLKSGFGLLLDVGANADCKPEMLNQFAILGSLYSQHMYGITLPKVGLLNIGEEEEKGNLLTTTTYPLLKNNERINFIGNIEGRDLFSDLADVYVCDGFTGNVVLKLAESFYVVTLKKGFKDEFFDRFNYEQYGGSPVLGVNAPVIIGHGISTPQAIKNMVLQSRDMIQSDFIDKIRSAFN
- a CDS encoding beta-ketoacyl-ACP synthase III, with amino-acid sequence MSKIHAAITAVGGYVPDYILTNKELETMVDTNDEWIVSRTGIKERRILKGEGKATSDLAVPAVQQLLEKRGIAATDIELIIFCTSTPDMLFPATANILAYKIGATNAWGYDLQAACSGFLFGLTTGVQFIESGKHKKVLVVGADKMSSVVNYQDRNTCILFGDGCAAVLLEPNEEGLGIQDSILRTDGSGGQYLNIKGGGSLNPASHATVDAGMHYAYQEGKTVFKFAVTNMANVAAEIMEKNNLTADDIAFLVPHQANKRIIDATAERAGLPEEKVMINIQKYGNTTSATIPLCLWEWENKLKKGDNLILAAFGGGFTWGSIYIKWAY
- the accB gene encoding acetyl-CoA carboxylase biotin carboxyl carrier protein gives rise to the protein MGMDIKQIQDLIKFVSKSGVNEVAIEEKDFKITIKTNQEPTYVTASAPVAAAPLAAAPQPVAATPVASAAAPIVVSEEANFITIKSPMIGTFYRSAGPGKPMFANVGDEINSGKVLCIIEAMKLFNEIESEVSGKIVKILVEDAQPVEFDQPLFLVDPR
- the accC gene encoding acetyl-CoA carboxylase biotin carboxylase subunit, encoding MFKKILIANRGEIALRIIRTCREMGIKSVAVYSTADRDSLHVRFADEAVCIGPPASKDSYLNIPNIISAAELTNADAIHPGYGFLSENARFSAICAEYGIKFIGATADQIEKMGDKAHAKDTMKKAGVPTVPGSEGLLTSFQEGIKLANGIGYPVIIKATAGGGGRGMRIIWKDEEFEQAWDSARQESAAAFGNDGMYLEKYVEEPRHIEIQVVGDQFGTVCHLSERDCSIQRRHQKLLEEAPSPFITPELRQKMGEAAIKGAKAVNYEGAGTIEFLVDKNRNFYFMEMNTRIQVEHPVTEEVINFDLIKEQIKVAAGIPISGKNYEPTMHAIECRINAEDPFQNFRPSPGKITNFHSPGGHGVRVDTHVYAGYTIPPNYDSMIAKLICVAQTREEAISTMERALSEFVIEGIKTTIPLHLRLMRDPNFRAGNFTTKFMETFDLSEDIA
- the tatC gene encoding twin-arginine translocase subunit TatC gives rise to the protein MSTTERKSLIESIKDKGKNLEAEMSFFDHLEVLRWHLVRSVIAICIFAGLSFTFYDFVFNEIIMGPKNLNFWTYRMMCIVGNKFNLDGFCVEHIPFNIINTELAGQFMLQINSCLLMSLLLGFPYILFEIWLFIKPALTDIERRSAQGFVFYATLLFVLGVLFGYYVVVPLSVNFLANISLSVEITNQITIDSYLSTIATLSLGCGIVFLLPILIFILSKIGIMTPEFMRASRRYASVIILVIAAIITPTADVITMLTVATPMFILYEISILVSANVKKAKLAQEKNNI
- the rpiB gene encoding ribose 5-phosphate isomerase B, producing MSTLKTIAIGSDHAGFEYKTAIIALLNELGYEVKDFGPYNSDSVDYPDYAHPVASEVEDKKASLGILICGSANGVAITANKHQGIRAAIAWLEEIAALARQHNDANIICIPARFIDLELAKSIVKTFVSTDFDGGRHANRVNKIACDC
- a CDS encoding M28 family peptidase, producing the protein MKKFFSVICFISSLYSCAVAQNPAAKYANAITEESTRKHLTILASVDFEGRGTGQKGGRLATEYIANEYKKLGLTAPVGGKYFQPVSLLKNSYQVKNFTIAGRPFVNGQDLLALGNNELKSIDDKEIIFIGYGIDDPKYSDIKGLDLKDKIVLLLNDKEPVDENGKSIITGTTKLSEWSTVRNKKIKEIMKHHPKLVLAYTEELDKWLENAGGRATEGRFNLAQDQAAPETNPMPIVVNITDHVANYILNQGKTSLANITSKINRSQKPQSFTINTVFNSQLGLMAEQFTDPNVMGYLEGTDLKNELIVIGGHYDHDGKDADGTIFPGADDNASGTTAVLELAKAFSQAKAEGNGPRRSILFITYAAEEKGLLGSKYYTENPIFPLNNTVTCINIDMIGRIDNKHLNGNHQYIHSIGADKLSSELSTINKEANEKSSQLELDFMYDDPKDPMRLYYRSDHYNFASKGIPSIFYFSGLHPDYHTPDDTVDKIDFPIMVKREKFIFQTAWDVANRDTKPAVDSKKD